Proteins from a genomic interval of Gluconacetobacter diazotrophicus PA1 5:
- a CDS encoding S26 family signal peptidase, which yields MTRRGWFFTTYFAALTTLATTGISPTPHWVWNATASVQIGLYRVTPTAALRVGDIVALHLPERDATLLATRGYLPFGVPLLKPVAALAGQAVCRVGLRVTIDGKVVGEAKAVDHRGRPLPAWRGCHHLASGQVFVMNPAVPASLDGRYFGVLSADTVIGRATPVYLRKGDAEPPPPHFAALPDLPDLRPRPPTTMVRPAVQRPPEPRRE from the coding sequence ATGACCCGCCGCGGCTGGTTCTTCACCACCTATTTCGCAGCGCTCACGACCCTGGCGACGACCGGTATCTCGCCCACGCCGCACTGGGTGTGGAACGCGACCGCTAGTGTGCAGATCGGGCTGTACCGTGTGACACCGACGGCTGCTCTGCGCGTCGGCGACATCGTGGCGCTGCATCTGCCCGAACGCGACGCGACGCTGCTGGCGACGCGCGGCTATCTGCCCTTCGGCGTGCCGCTGCTCAAGCCGGTCGCAGCACTCGCCGGTCAGGCCGTCTGTCGTGTCGGCCTGCGTGTCACCATCGACGGAAAGGTGGTCGGAGAGGCCAAAGCCGTCGACCATCGGGGACGTCCGCTACCGGCGTGGCGGGGATGCCATCATCTCGCGTCGGGGCAGGTCTTCGTCATGAACCCGGCGGTCCCGGCCAGTCTCGACGGACGCTATTTCGGTGTCCTCTCGGCCGACACCGTGATCGGTCGCGCCACTCCGGTCTACCTGCGAAAGGGCGACGCCGAGCCGCCACCCCCGCATTTCGCAGCGCTTCCGGATCTGCCGGACCTGCGACCACGGCCCCCCACCACGATGGTGCGTCCTGCGGTTCAGCGGCCGCCCGAGCCGCGGCGCGAGTGA
- a CDS encoding DUF2840 domain-containing protein encodes MNDLRSLVGAQLDLVWIETRIEQWLRFGTPETSVAIDRYRRRVSFAPGDVFALMRWVSSDTGAVTVSLDIIRALPSHRPEAVLPWITGAADRLLRQTGDGPVRAVLDTITRIERQGLDPRAVCPDYWRDLDARLRANRSVPPYGRARHEAWLWRRATS; translated from the coding sequence ATGAACGATCTTCGCTCCCTCGTCGGCGCGCAGCTCGATCTGGTCTGGATCGAGACCCGCATCGAACAGTGGCTGCGCTTCGGCACCCCCGAGACCAGCGTCGCGATCGACCGCTACCGCCGTCGCGTCAGCTTCGCGCCGGGCGACGTGTTCGCCCTGATGCGCTGGGTCTCCAGTGACACTGGTGCCGTCACCGTATCGCTCGATATCATCCGCGCCTTGCCCTCCCACCGGCCAGAGGCCGTCCTGCCCTGGATCACGGGGGCCGCCGACCGGCTGCTGCGTCAGACCGGCGACGGCCCGGTCCGCGCGGTGCTCGACACGATCACCCGCATCGAACGGCAGGGGCTCGATCCCCGCGCCGTCTGCCCGGACTACTGGCGCGATCTCGACGCGCGTCTGCGGGCCAACCGGTCCGTGCCGCCTTATGGCCGCGCCCGCCATGAGGCGTGGCTCTGGCGGAGGGCCACGTCATGA
- a CDS encoding DNA-methyltransferase: MTLLCGDCRDLMPAQGPYDLILADPPYGETSLSWDRRVEGWLPLAAQALTPSGSLSVFGSLRSFMATEVDFRAARLRHAQEIVWEKQNGSVFHADRFRRVHELIVQFYPATARWQDIYNVVATTDDARARTVRRKRRPPHTGAIAAGIYRSLDGGPRLARSVQRFRNVHGRAIHPTEKPVPLLDLLVRVSCPPDGLVGDWFAGSGAAGVACRLAGRRYVGCEIDPDMARRARDRLAAILPFPVGEPS; this comes from the coding sequence ATGACGCTGCTCTGCGGCGACTGCCGCGACCTCATGCCGGCGCAGGGGCCGTATGACCTGATCCTCGCCGACCCGCCCTACGGCGAGACCTCTCTGTCGTGGGATCGGCGCGTCGAGGGCTGGCTGCCGCTGGCAGCACAAGCCCTGACGCCGTCCGGTTCGCTGTCGGTGTTCGGCTCCCTGCGCAGTTTCATGGCGACCGAGGTGGACTTCCGGGCCGCCCGGCTGCGGCACGCGCAGGAGATCGTCTGGGAGAAGCAGAACGGCAGCGTGTTTCACGCTGACCGCTTCCGGCGCGTCCATGAGTTGATCGTGCAGTTCTATCCCGCGACCGCCCGCTGGCAGGACATCTACAACGTCGTGGCGACCACGGACGACGCCCGGGCGCGGACGGTGCGCCGCAAGCGCCGCCCGCCGCACACCGGCGCCATTGCGGCCGGCATCTATCGCAGCCTCGACGGCGGCCCGCGGCTCGCCCGCTCCGTGCAGCGTTTCCGCAACGTCCATGGCCGCGCCATCCACCCCACCGAAAAACCGGTGCCGCTGCTCGACCTGCTGGTGCGCGTGAGCTGCCCGCCTGACGGCCTCGTCGGTGACTGGTTCGCCGGGTCCGGCGCGGCCGGCGTCGCCTGCCGGCTGGCCGGCCGCCGCTATGTCGGCTGCGAGATCGACCCGGACATGGCCCGGCGCGCCCGCGATCGCCTCGCCGCCATCCTTCCCTTTCCCGTCGGAGAACCGTCATGA
- a CDS encoding replication initiator protein A — protein MTPCLPRLLMSGPFFGLAKRPASTAVVFTLGDLAVRVTSEHTNATIWDADILIWAISALKATRYRNDLPPGRFRETRHALLAFLGRTASGGQYERLPAALDRLATTRVTITPGTASSRAVSFTWLSEWSHRGGVIELRIADWLRDAALAPRAVLALDPRYFALKGGLERRLYLLARRHAGRQPGGWSFDLAHLRRKTGIAPSVRDFPAAVARIVRRQSLPGYRLTLEGRDARVRLHFRPETAWLPASPVDNSVDNLWAGCGEVGPARLSTAKSTPIAVNWSL, from the coding sequence ATGACCCCCTGCCTTCCACGTCTCCTCATGTCGGGGCCGTTTTTTGGCCTCGCCAAGCGACCGGCTTCGACGGCGGTAGTCTTTACGCTGGGCGACCTGGCGGTTCGCGTCACGTCCGAGCATACCAACGCCACCATCTGGGACGCCGATATCCTGATCTGGGCAATATCGGCTCTCAAGGCAACACGATATCGCAACGATCTCCCGCCCGGCCGTTTCCGGGAAACCCGCCACGCCCTGCTGGCCTTTCTCGGACGCACCGCGTCGGGCGGTCAGTACGAACGCCTCCCGGCGGCACTGGACCGGCTCGCCACTACGCGCGTCACGATCACGCCCGGAACTGCATCGTCGCGCGCTGTCTCGTTCACCTGGCTGTCCGAGTGGTCGCATCGTGGCGGGGTAATCGAACTGCGGATCGCCGACTGGCTGCGGGACGCCGCTCTGGCGCCACGCGCGGTCCTGGCTCTGGATCCCCGCTATTTCGCGCTGAAGGGCGGCCTGGAACGGCGGCTCTACCTGCTCGCCCGACGCCATGCCGGCCGGCAGCCCGGCGGCTGGTCGTTCGATCTTGCCCACCTCCGTCGCAAGACCGGGATCGCGCCGTCGGTTCGGGACTTCCCGGCCGCTGTCGCGCGGATCGTCCGGCGCCAGTCACTGCCCGGCTACCGCCTGACGCTGGAAGGCCGGGACGCCCGCGTCCGCCTCCATTTCCGTCCGGAGACAGCCTGGCTCCCCGCAAGTCCTGTGGATAACTCTGTTGATAATCTGTGGGCAGGATGTGGGGAAGTCGGGCCGGCACGCCTATCGACCGCGAAAAGCACGCCTATCGCCGTGAATTGGTCCCTTTAA
- a CDS encoding helix-turn-helix transcriptional regulator has product MARQSRTRPAKHLRTPQAAHWLGISPRTMERYRGLGCGPVFYALGGRITYSVQDLREWVENARCNSLRSENYIRMRSAVSRRQRGIK; this is encoded by the coding sequence ATGGCCCGACAATCTCGAACGCGACCGGCCAAGCATCTGCGCACGCCCCAGGCGGCGCATTGGCTCGGCATCTCGCCCCGCACAATGGAACGCTATCGCGGTCTGGGCTGCGGTCCCGTTTTCTACGCCCTCGGCGGCCGGATCACCTACAGCGTTCAGGACCTCCGCGAGTGGGTGGAGAACGCGCGCTGCAACTCGCTGCGTTCGGAAAACTACATCCGCATGCGCAGCGCGGTCAGCCGCCGGCAGAGGGGGATAAAATGA
- a CDS encoding DUF2285 domain-containing protein, which yields MPLLRDPGGCDFPVDPAIPSWTLPGLWAEEVFAAVIAIVPAPLSYQSVVPFRMASFASRLNAETLADGLHLVVDDEHGPLRFWIGEGAERRPAIVIPLDEACMVRLHHVRRFLRRWTGRPGGPLPHALRPTRYRIDRLALALRAVTARKAGATTRMIAGVSDPGVYTMRGALWKDCDQRGTAERQMKLGEHLVAGGYLALLRHGIPRNPETASISA from the coding sequence TTGCCACTTTTGCGCGACCCTGGGGGTTGCGATTTCCCTGTAGACCCGGCGATCCCCAGCTGGACACTGCCGGGTCTGTGGGCTGAGGAAGTCTTTGCCGCCGTCATCGCGATCGTCCCGGCGCCGCTCTCCTATCAGAGCGTGGTGCCGTTCCGGATGGCGTCATTCGCGTCGCGGCTGAACGCTGAGACGCTCGCCGACGGGCTTCATCTGGTGGTGGACGATGAGCATGGTCCGCTCCGTTTCTGGATCGGGGAGGGCGCCGAGCGGCGCCCGGCGATCGTCATTCCCCTTGATGAAGCCTGTATGGTCCGGTTGCATCACGTGCGGCGCTTCCTGCGGCGCTGGACAGGCCGTCCCGGCGGCCCGCTTCCGCACGCGCTGCGACCGACGCGTTATCGGATCGACCGCCTCGCACTGGCTCTCCGCGCGGTCACGGCCCGGAAGGCTGGTGCGACGACGCGAATGATCGCCGGGGTGTCGGACCCGGGCGTGTACACGATGCGTGGCGCGTTATGGAAGGATTGCGACCAGCGCGGCACCGCCGAGCGTCAGATGAAGCTCGGCGAGCATCTTGTCGCGGGCGGTTATCTCGCGCTCCTGCGGCACGGCATTCCCCGAAATCCCGAGACCGCCTCCATCTCGGCATAA
- a CDS encoding transcriptional regulator domain-containing protein: MAERPDWNSPRFLDIARGLDLPALAQEFLCLNDAYQTGYRAAMADISAPVQSRRERLATFARPWGLRFPCRPGDPQLDTAGSVG; encoded by the coding sequence ATGGCGGAACGTCCCGACTGGAATTCGCCGCGCTTTCTCGACATTGCCCGCGGCCTGGACCTGCCGGCTCTGGCACAGGAGTTCCTGTGTCTGAACGACGCCTATCAAACCGGTTACCGAGCCGCGATGGCGGATATCTCCGCACCTGTCCAAAGTCGACGCGAACGCCTTGCCACTTTTGCGCGACCCTGGGGGTTGCGATTTCCCTGTAGACCCGGCGATCCCCAGCTGGACACTGCCGGGTCTGTGGGCTGA